A section of the Leptotrichia buccalis C-1013-b genome encodes:
- the secY gene encoding preprotein translocase subunit SecY, giving the protein MTLAEAVTSRVKAIFNIPELEKRVTFTLLMIMVARVGIHIAVPGINTEAFKNFQQGNAIAQFLNLFSGGAVERASIFALGIVPYINASIVFQLLGVIFPKIDEMQKEGGKERDKITQWSRYVTIVLAIIQSFGIAVLMQNQGLVLEPGPKFILSTVVLITGGTSFLMWISERISIRGIGNGTSMLIFLNIVAGLPTVISAMYTGLPSGMGKVLLGLSIVAFVVFIALMVIVQLAERRIPIQYAGKGSLGFGGGQSTVGKRTYLPLKINMSGVMPIIFASVLMAAPPFLVSMLKAGTLKNFLAAQFEPKGAFYLLLFAILITVFSFFYTLTIAFDPDKVADDLKQSGGTIPTVRAGKETADYLEKVATRVTFGSAIFLSLLGIMPNIWFGYVLKLPVMLGGTSLLILVGTAVELLLQIDSYLAVKQMKSFVNRRNR; this is encoded by the coding sequence TTGACTCTAGCTGAAGCAGTAACAAGCAGGGTAAAAGCTATTTTTAATATACCCGAACTAGAAAAAAGAGTAACATTTACATTACTTATGATAATGGTTGCAAGAGTTGGAATTCATATAGCAGTTCCGGGAATTAATACAGAGGCTTTTAAAAATTTCCAGCAGGGAAATGCAATTGCTCAATTTTTAAATTTATTTTCGGGTGGAGCTGTTGAAAGAGCTTCAATTTTTGCGTTGGGAATCGTCCCATACATTAATGCTTCTATTGTATTTCAATTATTAGGAGTAATTTTTCCTAAAATAGATGAAATGCAAAAGGAAGGTGGAAAAGAAAGAGATAAAATAACTCAATGGTCAAGATATGTAACAATTGTATTGGCAATAATTCAGTCATTTGGAATCGCGGTTTTAATGCAAAACCAAGGATTAGTATTGGAACCAGGTCCAAAATTCATACTTAGTACAGTAGTCCTAATTACAGGTGGAACTTCATTCTTAATGTGGATTTCTGAAAGAATTTCAATAAGAGGTATCGGAAATGGTACATCAATGCTGATTTTCTTAAATATTGTTGCGGGATTGCCAACAGTTATCAGTGCTATGTATACTGGATTACCTAGTGGAATGGGGAAAGTTCTATTAGGATTGTCAATTGTAGCATTTGTTGTATTTATTGCCTTAATGGTAATTGTACAGTTAGCTGAAAGAAGAATTCCTATCCAATATGCAGGAAAAGGAAGTCTTGGATTCGGTGGAGGACAAAGTACAGTTGGAAAAAGAACATATTTACCATTAAAAATAAATATGTCTGGAGTAATGCCAATAATCTTTGCATCAGTATTAATGGCAGCACCGCCATTTCTCGTTTCAATGCTAAAAGCTGGAACTTTAAAAAACTTCTTGGCAGCCCAGTTTGAACCAAAAGGTGCTTTTTATCTACTATTGTTTGCAATATTAATTACAGTATTTTCATTTTTCTATACACTTACAATTGCTTTTGATCCAGATAAAGTAGCTGATGATTTGAAGCAAAGTGGGGGAACAATTCCTACAGTAAGAGCCGGAAAGGAAACTGCTGACTATTTGGAAAAAGTTGCTACAAGAGTAACATTTGGAAGTGCGATTTTCTTATCGTTATTGGGTATTATGCCAAATATCTGGTTTGGATATGTCTTAAAACTTCCAGTTATGCTTGGAGGAACAAGTTTGCTAATCTTAGTTGGAACTGCAGTAGAATTGCTATTACAAATAGATTCTTACTTAGCGGTTAAGCAAATGAAGAGTTTTGTAAATAGAAGAAATCGTTAA
- the rplO gene encoding 50S ribosomal protein L15, which produces MNLNELRPAAGSKRERRRVGRGHGTGWGKTAGKGHNGQKQRSGSYVSPIFEGGQMPIIRRIPKRGFSNAPFKKDIIVITLADIVERFNDGDVVSLQTLVENGIVKNPKFITKYSDETLRNTKGRRAVKEYLNANVEAYVKEKDFTSLLKIIGNTEVNKKLTVKAHKVSKTAKELIEKAGGNVELLEVRSYSAKAGNNKKEDENK; this is translated from the coding sequence ATGAATCTTAATGAATTAAGACCTGCTGCTGGATCGAAAAGAGAAAGAAGAAGAGTAGGAAGAGGACACGGAACTGGTTGGGGAAAAACTGCTGGTAAAGGTCATAATGGACAAAAACAAAGATCAGGTTCATATGTATCACCTATATTTGAAGGTGGACAAATGCCTATTATTAGAAGAATTCCTAAAAGAGGATTTTCTAATGCACCATTTAAAAAAGATATAATAGTAATTACATTGGCTGACATTGTTGAAAGATTTAACGATGGAGATGTAGTTAGTTTACAAACATTAGTTGAAAATGGAATAGTTAAAAACCCTAAATTTATAACAAAATATTCTGATGAAACTTTAAGAAATACTAAAGGTAGAAGAGCTGTAAAAGAATATTTAAATGCAAATGTTGAAGCATATGTAAAAGAAAAAGATTTTACAAGTCTATTAAAAATTATAGGGAATACAGAAGTTAATAAAAAATTAACTGTAAAAGCACATAAAGTTTCTAAAACAGCTAAAGAATTAATTGAAAAAGCTGGAGGAAATGTAGAATTATTAGAAGTAAGATCATATTCAGCTAAAGCAGGAAATAATAAAAAAGAAGATGAGAATAAGTAA
- the rpsH gene encoding 30S ribosomal protein S8 — protein MYLTDPIADMLTRIRNGNMAKHAQVAIPFSKIKESIANILKNEGYINGYEIKEEGAIKDIVVSLKTVDGEAVIKGLKRISKPGRRVYTSVESLPKVLGGLGIAIVSTPQGVITDKECRKHNVGGEVLCYVW, from the coding sequence ATGTATTTAACAGATCCTATTGCTGATATGCTTACTAGAATCAGAAACGGAAACATGGCTAAACATGCACAAGTTGCAATACCATTTTCAAAAATTAAAGAAAGTATAGCAAATATATTAAAAAATGAAGGATATATAAACGGTTACGAAATCAAAGAAGAAGGAGCTATAAAAGATATAGTTGTTTCTTTAAAAACTGTAGATGGAGAAGCTGTAATCAAAGGGTTAAAAAGAATATCAAAACCTGGAAGAAGAGTTTACACATCTGTAGAAAGTTTGCCTAAAGTATTAGGTGGATTAGGAATTGCCATTGTCTCAACACCACAAGGTGTTATTACAGACAAGGAATGCAGAAAGCATAATGTTGGTGGAGAAGTTCTTTGCTACGTGTGGTAA
- a CDS encoding PhnE/PtxC family ABC transporter permease produces the protein MDKIKIRKLTKSRIYLYATLSVLSIITLYTLLTIDFGGVNIAIATKNFFKDLGTMFFSPKLSDRYTYIQIFTSLAVTIALAVLTTIIGSFIALFLSFFAAKNLSSQRTSRIIKICMSFIRAIPTILWVMVFSVVANVGVEAAIIGMTFHSVAYLVKAYSESIEEINSGIIEALRATGASSWKIIFQAVLPSTVTSLLSWTFIRFEINFTNAVLVGAAAGAGGIGYDMFMSGTMYFDIREIGVFVYLIFGVAIILEFVSYLLRKKYLKN, from the coding sequence TTGGATAAAATAAAAATAAGAAAACTTACAAAATCAAGAATTTATTTATATGCAACTTTATCTGTGCTATCAATTATAACACTTTATACACTGCTCACAATAGATTTTGGCGGTGTAAATATAGCCATTGCCACAAAAAATTTTTTTAAAGATCTGGGAACTATGTTCTTTTCTCCTAAATTATCTGACAGATATACATACATCCAAATTTTTACCAGTCTTGCGGTAACAATCGCATTAGCTGTGCTTACAACAATTATTGGCTCATTTATCGCATTATTTTTATCATTTTTTGCAGCAAAAAATTTATCAAGCCAGCGTACTTCCAGAATTATAAAAATTTGTATGTCATTTATTCGTGCAATCCCAACAATATTATGGGTTATGGTGTTTTCAGTCGTTGCAAATGTTGGTGTAGAAGCGGCAATTATCGGAATGACTTTTCACAGCGTCGCCTACCTTGTAAAAGCCTATTCAGAGAGCATTGAAGAAATCAATAGTGGAATTATTGAAGCTCTTAGAGCCACAGGAGCTTCATCCTGGAAAATCATTTTTCAGGCTGTACTGCCAAGCACAGTCACTTCCCTTTTATCGTGGACATTTATCCGTTTTGAAATCAATTTTACAAATGCGGTTCTTGTTGGAGCTGCTGCGGGAGCAGGTGGAATTGGATACGATATGTTTATGTCTGGGACAATGTATTTTGATATTCGGGAAATCGGGGTGTTTGTGTATTTAATATTTGGAGTGGCGATTATATTGGAATTTGTCTCATATTTATTGAGAAAAAAATATTTGAAAAATTAA
- the rpmD gene encoding 50S ribosomal protein L30 — translation MSKVKVTLVKGINGRKPNHVATVKSLGLRKISQSAVHNKTADIEGKIKLVSYLLKVEEV, via the coding sequence ATGTCTAAAGTAAAAGTAACGCTTGTAAAAGGAATTAATGGAAGAAAACCTAATCATGTTGCGACTGTAAAATCACTTGGATTAAGAAAAATCAGTCAAAGTGCAGTTCATAACAAAACTGCTGATATTGAAGGAAAAATTAAATTAGTTTCTTATTTACTTAAAGTAGAGGAGGTTTAG
- the phnC gene encoding phosphonate ABC transporter ATP-binding protein, giving the protein MLLSIKNVSKKYNNGTEALKNVSFDVEKGEFISIIGPSGSGKSTLLRSINKMTDISEGSILFENQNIEKLKKKEINLVRREIGMIFQNYNLVERLTVIENVLHGRLGYKSVIAGILGIYSEEEKKEAFAFLEKVNMAKYAYQKCSELSGGQKQRVGIARAIMQKPKLLLCDEPIASLDPKTARNIMDYLRKIVSELKITCIVNLHQVDIAKKYSDRIIALNKGEKVFDDKTENLTNDVIEFVYKNEENE; this is encoded by the coding sequence ATGTTATTAAGTATAAAAAATGTTTCCAAAAAATATAATAATGGAACTGAAGCATTGAAAAATGTTTCGTTTGATGTGGAAAAGGGAGAATTTATATCGATTATTGGACCGTCTGGGTCGGGAAAATCGACATTGCTTAGAAGCATTAATAAAATGACTGATATTTCAGAAGGTTCAATTCTTTTTGAAAATCAGAATATTGAAAAATTGAAGAAAAAGGAAATTAATCTTGTAAGGCGGGAAATTGGAATGATTTTTCAAAACTATAATCTTGTGGAAAGGCTTACTGTCATTGAAAATGTTTTGCATGGACGCCTTGGTTATAAATCAGTAATTGCTGGAATACTTGGAATTTATTCGGAAGAAGAAAAAAAAGAGGCATTTGCTTTTCTGGAAAAAGTCAATATGGCTAAATATGCCTACCAGAAATGTAGTGAACTGTCAGGCGGACAAAAACAGCGGGTTGGAATTGCAAGGGCAATTATGCAGAAACCAAAACTGCTTTTGTGTGATGAGCCGATTGCTTCACTTGATCCAAAAACTGCTCGAAATATAATGGATTATTTAAGAAAAATTGTTTCTGAACTGAAAATTACCTGTATTGTGAATCTTCATCAGGTAGATATTGCAAAAAAATATTCTGACAGAATTATTGCATTGAATAAAGGGGAAAAAGTCTTTGATGATAAGACAGAAAATCTTACTAACGATGTGATTGAATTTGTTTATAAAAATGAAGAAAATGAATAA
- the rplR gene encoding 50S ribosomal protein L18, whose protein sequence is MVKKLDRNKLRQKKHRSIRKKIVGTAERPRLAVYRSLQNIFVQVIDDTTGNTLVSASTIEKGAKIENGSNIEAAKQIGERIAKKALDKGITTVVFDRGGYVYTGRVKAVADAAREAGLKF, encoded by the coding sequence ATGGTAAAAAAACTTGATAGAAATAAATTAAGACAAAAAAAACATAGAAGTATTAGAAAAAAAATCGTTGGAACTGCTGAAAGACCTAGACTTGCTGTGTATAGAAGTTTACAAAATATCTTCGTTCAAGTAATTGATGATACAACAGGAAATACTTTAGTTTCTGCATCAACTATTGAAAAAGGTGCAAAAATTGAAAATGGTTCAAATATCGAAGCAGCTAAACAAATAGGAGAAAGAATTGCTAAAAAAGCATTAGATAAAGGGATTACTACTGTTGTATTCGACAGAGGAGGATACGTGTACACAGGAAGAGTTAAAGCTGTGGCGGATGCTGCGAGAGAAGCAGGATTAAAATTCTAA
- a CDS encoding SH3 domain-containing protein yields the protein MKIKKYRITFFTFFLVMLFCFVGKSDTDDDYKPSFKPVNIEGLLVATIDEDCYDDEGEDDPIVFDLIPNDKNSYNGKTIEIKLSRKDKEKFLKENFKDANKLLGKKIEYAVQPVNVNVSTIGVRLTCGAGFPVYYAEISNVTKLNNSKATFSKNLNDLEDKKYKTEMEKIRPVENADVKKLPETDAPIWGKAEKGQEFMVINRYGDWYYIIYDYPASTGYIHKSQVEIIK from the coding sequence ATGAAAATTAAAAAATATAGGATTACATTTTTTACATTTTTTCTTGTTATGTTATTCTGTTTTGTTGGAAAAAGTGATACTGACGATGATTATAAGCCATCATTCAAACCAGTAAATATAGAAGGATTACTTGTCGCAACTATTGATGAAGACTGTTATGATGATGAAGGTGAAGATGATCCGATAGTGTTTGATTTAATTCCTAATGACAAAAATAGTTATAACGGAAAAACAATAGAAATTAAATTATCACGTAAGGATAAAGAAAAATTTTTGAAAGAAAATTTTAAAGATGCGAATAAACTTCTTGGAAAAAAAATAGAATATGCCGTTCAGCCAGTAAATGTTAATGTTTCAACTATAGGAGTAAGACTAACTTGTGGAGCAGGATTTCCTGTATATTACGCAGAAATTTCAAATGTAACAAAATTAAATAATTCAAAAGCAACATTTTCAAAAAATTTAAATGATTTGGAAGATAAAAAGTATAAAACAGAAATGGAAAAAATAAGACCTGTAGAAAATGCAGATGTAAAAAAATTACCTGAAACTGATGCTCCAATTTGGGGAAAAGCTGAAAAAGGACAAGAATTTATGGTAATAAACAGATATGGCGACTGGTATTATATTATTTATGACTATCCTGCAAGTACAGGATATATACACAAAAGCCAAGTGGAAATTATTAAATAA
- the rpsE gene encoding 30S ribosomal protein S5, which translates to MARDRDNRERESEYKERLLRISRVSKTVKGGRRISFSVLAAVGDEKGKVGIGLGKANGVPDAIKKAIANAKKNLVTVSLKGGTLPHEQIGKYNATSVLLKPASKGTGVIAGSATRELLELAGVKDVLTKIRGSKTKDNVARATLEGLKQLRSIEDVARLRGKSVEEILG; encoded by the coding sequence TTGGCTAGAGATAGAGATAACAGAGAAAGAGAAAGTGAATATAAAGAAAGACTTTTAAGAATAAGCAGAGTTTCTAAAACTGTTAAAGGAGGAAGAAGAATTTCGTTCTCAGTATTAGCAGCAGTTGGAGATGAAAAAGGAAAAGTAGGTATCGGTTTAGGAAAAGCTAACGGTGTACCTGATGCAATCAAAAAAGCCATTGCAAATGCTAAGAAAAATTTAGTAACTGTTTCATTAAAAGGTGGAACATTGCCACATGAGCAAATTGGTAAATATAATGCAACTTCTGTATTATTGAAACCAGCTTCAAAAGGGACAGGAGTTATCGCTGGTTCAGCAACTAGGGAATTATTAGAGCTAGCAGGTGTAAAAGATGTACTTACAAAAATTAGAGGTTCAAAAACTAAAGATAACGTTGCAAGAGCAACTTTAGAAGGTCTTAAACAATTACGTTCTATAGAAGATGTTGCAAGACTTAGAGGAAAATCAGTTGAAGAAATTTTAGGATAA
- the rpsN gene encoding 30S ribosomal protein S14 encodes MAKKAMVERNLKRQKTVDKYAAKRAELKERAKKGDREAVLELSKLPRNASPTRVRNRCQINGRPRGYMREFGISRVMFRQLAGEGVIPGVKKSSW; translated from the coding sequence ATGGCTAAAAAAGCGATGGTTGAAAGAAACTTAAAAAGACAAAAAACAGTTGATAAATATGCAGCTAAAAGAGCTGAATTAAAAGAAAGAGCTAAAAAAGGTGATAGAGAAGCAGTTTTAGAATTATCTAAATTACCAAGAAATGCTTCACCTACAAGAGTTAGAAATAGATGTCAAATTAACGGAAGACCAAGAGGATACATGAGAGAATTTGGTATTTCAAGAGTTATGTTCAGACAATTAGCAGGAGAGGGAGTTATCCCTGGAGTAAAAAAATCAAGTTGGTAA
- a CDS encoding PhnE/PtxC family ABC transporter permease, translating to MKLDKKDIFKQRFYSKLIFIFLIVLIYTISSIISGFENGMAFSSIPSGILWLLQKFIPTSNALQYFPEIISSVLKTVLLAITSTMISAAFALFLAIIGSNSTGINGFTKIATKAIASFFRNMPIVAWSLILVFSFKQSQFTGFLALFLITFGYLTRAFSETIDDVAGDVIEALTSVGASYFQIIFCGVIPSVASQLLSWLLFFIETGVRESTLVGILTGTGIGFTFSLYYKSFRYDAVGLVILIVTIIVIGIEMLSNKLRNEMM from the coding sequence ATGAAATTAGATAAAAAAGATATTTTTAAGCAAAGATTTTACTCAAAACTAATATTTATTTTTTTAATTGTTTTAATTTATACAATATCTTCCATCATTTCAGGCTTTGAAAATGGAATGGCGTTTTCTTCGATTCCATCGGGAATTTTATGGCTTTTACAAAAATTTATCCCAACATCAAATGCCCTGCAATATTTTCCAGAAATTATTAGTTCAGTCCTGAAAACAGTCTTGCTAGCCATAACTTCCACAATGATTTCAGCAGCTTTTGCATTATTTTTAGCAATAATTGGCTCAAATTCAACTGGAATTAATGGTTTTACGAAAATTGCAACTAAAGCAATTGCTTCTTTCTTTAGAAATATGCCAATTGTAGCCTGGTCGCTAATACTGGTGTTTTCCTTTAAGCAAAGTCAATTTACGGGCTTTCTGGCATTATTTCTCATAACGTTTGGATATTTGACACGTGCCTTTTCTGAAACAATTGATGATGTTGCTGGAGATGTGATTGAAGCTTTGACATCTGTTGGTGCTTCGTATTTTCAGATAATATTTTGTGGAGTTATTCCAAGTGTTGCTTCACAGCTTTTGTCCTGGCTTCTGTTTTTTATTGAAACTGGGGTGAGAGAATCGACATTGGTTGGGATTTTAACGGGAACTGGAATAGGTTTTACGTTTAGCCTTTATTATAAAAGTTTTCGCTATGATGCCGTTGGACTTGTAATTTTAATTGTTACAATTATTGTAATTGGAATAGAAATGTTATCTAACAAACTTAGAAATGAAATGATGTAA
- a CDS encoding YARHG domain-containing protein — protein MKKLVSIMIFLITCIFSFGNDWEFISQGEHLIPLQISDMAIKKEKIEFNLRDDRFMDVSVNFVFDSSSAGSRTIGFITPPDEYNDADNAPSGTGYDSESIKNFKTIVNGKEVKIRIGKMDEFLNKGFFTAEEEKEYKNKYSKASVYYFKADLKKGENTINHSYSYRGATSTYDKGEYQYVLTTISKWKNKKVDDFEIIVNMRKNELFSLPYTFWNDGKPIKWEIVGNGDIVFLDKSKLEEGYSEIVYAKLKSGYVRYKTKNFAPDKEFYSHIPMNRYISSVKSDIKINGYKFRDPLEDEIGTNLALKGWSEGDKAIKELDKLSTFQLEVLRNYPFAQYGHEFTRKDLRNYFSQFFWYEPNKQVYVPEYIYEDRVKIIDEILKKRKK, from the coding sequence ATGAAAAAATTAGTGAGTATAATGATATTTTTGATAACTTGCATATTTTCTTTTGGAAACGACTGGGAATTTATATCACAGGGGGAACATCTTATTCCGCTTCAAATTTCTGATATGGCTATAAAAAAAGAAAAAATAGAATTTAACTTAAGAGATGATAGGTTTATGGATGTATCAGTAAATTTTGTATTTGACAGTTCATCTGCAGGAAGTAGAACAATAGGATTTATAACACCGCCTGATGAGTATAATGATGCCGATAATGCTCCAAGTGGTACAGGATATGATTCTGAGAGCATAAAAAATTTTAAAACTATTGTAAACGGAAAAGAAGTAAAAATTCGTATTGGAAAAATGGATGAATTTTTAAATAAAGGATTTTTTACAGCAGAAGAAGAAAAAGAATATAAAAATAAATATAGCAAGGCATCTGTCTATTACTTTAAAGCTGATTTGAAAAAGGGAGAAAATACCATAAATCACAGTTATTCTTATAGAGGAGCAACTTCAACATATGATAAAGGAGAATATCAATATGTATTAACAACTATTTCAAAATGGAAAAACAAAAAAGTTGATGATTTTGAAATTATTGTAAATATGCGAAAAAATGAACTATTTTCTTTGCCATATACATTTTGGAACGATGGAAAACCAATAAAATGGGAAATAGTAGGAAATGGAGACATTGTTTTTCTGGATAAAAGTAAACTGGAAGAAGGATATTCTGAAATAGTATATGCAAAATTAAAAAGTGGATATGTAAGATATAAAACCAAAAATTTTGCTCCAGATAAAGAATTTTATTCTCATATACCAATGAATCGTTATATTTCAAGCGTGAAATCTGATATAAAAATAAATGGATATAAATTTAGAGATCCGCTTGAAGACGAAATAGGAACTAACCTTGCATTAAAAGGCTGGTCTGAAGGCGATAAAGCAATAAAAGAATTGGATAAATTAAGTACTTTTCAGCTTGAAGTACTAAGAAACTATCCTTTTGCACAATATGGGCATGAATTTACAAGAAAAGATTTGAGAAATTACTTCAGCCAGTTTTTCTGGTATGAACCTAATAAACAGGTTTATGTACCTGAATACATTTATGAAGACAGAGTAAAGATAATAGATGAAATATTGAAAAAAAGAAAAAAATAA
- the rplF gene encoding 50S ribosomal protein L6: MSRIGKKPITIPAGVEIKQEGNTFTVKGPKGQLVRELSSEIKVNIDGSEITIERPNDLPNIRALHGTTRANLNNMIVGVSEGFTRGLELVGVGYRVQASGKGLTLSLGYSHPVEVEAVEGITFKVEGNTKISVEGIDKQLVGQVAANIRAKRPPEPYKGKGVKYADEVIRRKEGKKG, encoded by the coding sequence ATGTCAAGAATAGGTAAAAAACCTATAACTATACCTGCTGGCGTTGAAATCAAGCAGGAAGGAAACACTTTTACTGTAAAAGGGCCAAAAGGGCAATTAGTAAGAGAATTAAGCAGTGAAATTAAAGTAAATATTGATGGTAGTGAAATTACAATTGAAAGACCAAATGATTTACCAAATATAAGAGCTCTTCATGGAACTACAAGAGCAAACTTAAACAATATGATTGTTGGAGTAAGTGAAGGATTTACTAGAGGATTGGAACTAGTCGGAGTAGGATACAGAGTACAAGCTAGTGGAAAAGGATTAACATTATCTTTAGGATATTCACATCCAGTTGAAGTCGAAGCAGTAGAAGGAATTACTTTCAAAGTTGAAGGAAATACTAAAATTTCTGTTGAAGGAATTGATAAACAATTAGTTGGACAAGTTGCTGCAAACATCAGAGCTAAACGTCCACCTGAACCATATAAAGGAAAAGGTGTTAAATACGCTGATGAAGTAATTAGAAGAAAAGAAGGTAAGAAAGGATAG